The Triticum aestivum cultivar Chinese Spring chromosome 7B, IWGSC CS RefSeq v2.1, whole genome shotgun sequence genome window below encodes:
- the LOC123158732 gene encoding FBD-associated F-box protein At5g38590-like isoform X2 produces MERMPDNRRPKLSDTAGVPAGGGEDRLSALPDDLLIHILLKLCDAPVAARTSILARRWRRVWALLPELDFPAATNPDGIRAALAAHDAPALGRLFVDAIEGEAAPESVAAWLTIAARRLSGVLDFNNRQKMDGSSAASPLKLPCFQNATELHGPCSLSDVVSSPRCPSLRRLCVYDVKGLDKFTIHSESLLELDLRHLPSLQQLNVVAPALQELAVPYGNASLVNKVNQLPTSQPLRW; encoded by the exons ATGGAGCGCATGCCGGACAATCGGCGGCCAAAGCTCTCCGACACCGCCGGCGTCCCCGCTGGAGGCGGCGAGGACCGGCTCAGCGCGCTGCCGGACGACCTCCTCATCCACATCCTCCTCAAGCTCtgcgacgcccccgtcgccgctcGGACCAGCATCCTCGCCCGCCGCTGGCGCCGCGTCTGGGCTCTCCTCCCGGAGCTCGACTTCCCCGCCGCCACTAACCCCGACGGTAttcgcgccgccctcgccgcccatgATGCGCCGGCCCTCGGCCGCCTCTTCGTTGACGCCATCGAGGGTGAGGCCGCCCCCGAATCCGTCGCGGCATGGCTCACCATCGCCGCGCGCCGCCTCTCCGGTGTCCTAGATTTTAATAACAGGCAGAAAATGGACGGCTCCTCCGCCGCATCTCCCTTGAAGCTGCCTTGCTTTCAGAACGCAACCGAG CTACACGGTCCGTGTAGCCTCAGTGATGTCGTCTCCTCACCACGCTGCCCATCTTTGCGGCGCCTTTGCGTGTACGATGTCAAGGGTCTGGACAAGTTCACAATCCACTCGGAGTCTCTCCTAGAATTAGATCTGCGCCATCTGCCTAGCCTGCAGCAGCTCAATGTCGTTGCGCCAGCTCTGCAAGAGTTAGCCGTACCGTACGGCAATGCTTCACTAGTGAACAAAGTCAACCAATTGCCAACATCTCAGCCCCTCAGGTGGTGA
- the LOC123158732 gene encoding F-box/FBD/LRR-repeat protein At2g04230-like isoform X1 — MERMPDNRRPKLSDTAGVPAGGGEDRLSALPDDLLIHILLKLCDAPVAARTSILARRWRRVWALLPELDFPAATNPDGIRAALAAHDAPALGRLFVDAIEGEAAPESVAAWLTIAARRLSGVLDFNNRQKMDGSSAASPLKLPCFQNATEVMLDLDSIGLTLPPSGIFTRLTDLELFDMQLHGPCSLSDVVSSPRCPSLRRLCVYDVKGLDKFTIHSESLLELDLRHLPSLQQLNVVAPALQELAVPYGNASLVNKVNQLPTSQPLRW; from the coding sequence ATGGAGCGCATGCCGGACAATCGGCGGCCAAAGCTCTCCGACACCGCCGGCGTCCCCGCTGGAGGCGGCGAGGACCGGCTCAGCGCGCTGCCGGACGACCTCCTCATCCACATCCTCCTCAAGCTCtgcgacgcccccgtcgccgctcGGACCAGCATCCTCGCCCGCCGCTGGCGCCGCGTCTGGGCTCTCCTCCCGGAGCTCGACTTCCCCGCCGCCACTAACCCCGACGGTAttcgcgccgccctcgccgcccatgATGCGCCGGCCCTCGGCCGCCTCTTCGTTGACGCCATCGAGGGTGAGGCCGCCCCCGAATCCGTCGCGGCATGGCTCACCATCGCCGCGCGCCGCCTCTCCGGTGTCCTAGATTTTAATAACAGGCAGAAAATGGACGGCTCCTCCGCCGCATCTCCCTTGAAGCTGCCTTGCTTTCAGAACGCAACCGAGGTCATGCTCGATCTAGATTCCATTGGCCTCACCCTGCCGCCTTCTGGCATATTTACCCGGCTCACCGATCTGGAGTTGTTTGACATGCAGCTACACGGTCCGTGTAGCCTCAGTGATGTCGTCTCCTCACCACGCTGCCCATCTTTGCGGCGCCTTTGCGTGTACGATGTCAAGGGTCTGGACAAGTTCACAATCCACTCGGAGTCTCTCCTAGAATTAGATCTGCGCCATCTGCCTAGCCTGCAGCAGCTCAATGTCGTTGCGCCAGCTCTGCAAGAGTTAGCCGTACCGTACGGCAATGCTTCACTAGTGAACAAAGTCAACCAATTGCCAACATCTCAGCCCCTCAGGTGGTGA